One region of Algihabitans albus genomic DNA includes:
- the doeA gene encoding ectoine hydrolase DoeA (DoeA (degradation of ectoine A) is also called EutD (ectoine utilization D).): MTMPDVTLNFTLEEYRQRLAKVRKAMEAKEIELLLVTDPSNMHWLTGYDGWSFYVHQGVLLAQEGEPLWYGRGQDANGALRTVFMAAENVLSYPDDYVQNVAKHPMEHLAALLQDRGWDRKVLGLEMDNYYFTAAAHAALAEHLPNARRVDATGLVNWQRAVKSPQEIAYVRIAARIVEAIHARILELVEPGLPKNQLVAEIYRAGIAGVDGHGGDYPAIAPMLPTGRDAAAAHLTWDERPFADGAGTFFEVAGCHKRYHCPLSRTVYLGQPPVKFLDAEKAVLEGLEAGLQAAKPGATCAEVEAAFRKAIARHGIEKDSRCGYSFGLSYPPDWGERTMSLRAGDHSELRPGMCFHFIPALWFDDWGIEITESFLVTEAGAECLAKVPRQLFVKN, from the coding sequence ATGACGATGCCGGACGTGACCCTGAACTTCACGCTTGAGGAATATCGGCAACGCTTGGCCAAAGTGCGCAAGGCGATGGAGGCGAAGGAGATCGAGCTGCTGCTCGTCACCGACCCCTCCAACATGCATTGGCTGACCGGCTACGACGGCTGGTCCTTCTACGTTCATCAGGGCGTACTGCTGGCTCAGGAGGGCGAGCCTCTCTGGTACGGCCGCGGCCAGGACGCCAACGGCGCCCTGCGCACCGTCTTCATGGCGGCGGAGAACGTCCTCTCCTATCCCGACGACTACGTGCAGAACGTCGCCAAGCACCCGATGGAACATCTGGCCGCACTGCTGCAGGACCGGGGCTGGGACCGCAAGGTCCTGGGGCTGGAGATGGACAACTACTACTTCACCGCAGCCGCCCATGCCGCGCTCGCGGAGCATCTGCCGAACGCCCGGAGGGTCGACGCGACCGGTCTGGTCAACTGGCAGCGCGCCGTGAAGTCGCCGCAGGAGATCGCCTACGTTCGGATCGCCGCCCGCATCGTCGAGGCCATTCACGCCCGCATTCTGGAACTGGTCGAACCCGGCCTGCCCAAGAACCAGCTGGTCGCCGAAATCTATCGAGCCGGTATCGCCGGCGTCGACGGCCACGGCGGCGATTACCCGGCCATCGCGCCGATGCTGCCGACCGGCCGCGACGCCGCCGCGGCGCACCTCACCTGGGACGAACGCCCCTTCGCCGACGGCGCGGGCACCTTTTTCGAAGTGGCCGGCTGCCACAAACGCTACCATTGCCCCCTGTCGCGGACCGTCTATCTCGGGCAGCCGCCGGTCAAGTTCCTGGACGCGGAGAAGGCCGTGCTGGAGGGCCTGGAAGCCGGCTTGCAGGCCGCGAAACCGGGGGCGACCTGCGCCGAGGTGGAGGCGGCCTTCCGCAAGGCCATCGCCCGCCACGGCATCGAGAAGGACAGCCGCTGCGGCTACTCCTTCGGCCTCTCCTACCCGCCCGACTGGGGCGAGCGCACCATGAGCCTGCGCGCCGGCGATCACTCGGAGCTTCGGCCCGGCATGTGCTTCCACTTCATTCCCGCACTCTGGTTCGACGACTGGGGGATCGAGATCACCGAGTCCTTCCTGGTCACCGAGGCGGGCGCCGAGTGCCTGGCCAAGGTCCCGAGACAGCTCTTCGTGAAAAACTGA
- a CDS encoding NUDIX hydrolase has product MTRPPDRPVLAALAVAIRGPSVVLIKRRNPPDAGLWGFAGGKVDLGETVAAAAERELREETGVEAEALESLGALDIIGRSDEGTLTHHFVLVPVLCRYRNGEPRAADDALEAKWFEIASLDPAALPMSRDVVPVAREAARRLAHQG; this is encoded by the coding sequence GTGACGCGCCCGCCCGACAGGCCTGTTCTCGCCGCCCTGGCCGTCGCCATCCGTGGCCCTTCGGTCGTTCTCATCAAACGCCGCAATCCGCCGGACGCCGGTCTCTGGGGCTTCGCCGGAGGCAAGGTGGATCTGGGCGAGACGGTCGCCGCCGCCGCCGAACGGGAGCTGCGGGAGGAAACGGGCGTCGAGGCCGAGGCTCTGGAGAGCCTCGGCGCGCTCGACATCATCGGACGCAGCGACGAAGGAACCCTGACCCATCACTTCGTCCTGGTGCCGGTGCTCTGCCGTTACCGCAACGGCGAGCCGCGCGCGGCCGACGACGCGTTGGAGGCGAAGTGGTTCGAGATCGCGTCGCTCGATCCCGCCGCCTTGCCCATGAGCAGGGACGTGGTCCCGGTCGCGCGGGAGGCCGCGCGCCGCCTGGCGCACCAGGGCTGA
- a CDS encoding TrmH family RNA methyltransferase, which translates to MTRPAEARVVTSPANPEIKRIRGLALRKKREEEKLFVAEGLRHVMEALEAGWPLETLVYQAEAAKRPKLAEALAATRAAGGLCLEVTEAVLAKMTKRDNPQMVVGVLPQRWQTLESLRPGKLWIALETVRDPGNLGTILRTADAVAADGVILIGETCDPYSPEAVRASMGSIVRVPLVRATPERFLAWRAGWPGLVVGTHLSGEADYREVAYDPPVLLLMGNEQAGLTEAAAAACDRLVRIPMAGGADSLNLSVATAVMLFEIARERLRLSP; encoded by the coding sequence GTGACCAGGCCGGCCGAAGCCCGGGTCGTCACCAGCCCCGCCAATCCCGAGATCAAGCGCATCCGGGGACTGGCGCTGCGCAAGAAGCGCGAAGAGGAAAAGCTCTTCGTCGCCGAGGGTCTGCGCCACGTGATGGAGGCGCTGGAGGCCGGCTGGCCGCTGGAAACGCTGGTCTACCAGGCCGAGGCGGCCAAACGTCCGAAACTGGCCGAGGCGCTCGCGGCGACCCGGGCGGCCGGCGGACTCTGCCTGGAGGTGACCGAGGCGGTGCTTGCCAAGATGACCAAGCGGGACAATCCGCAGATGGTCGTCGGCGTCCTGCCGCAGCGCTGGCAGACGCTCGAAAGCCTGAGGCCGGGCAAGCTCTGGATCGCGCTGGAGACGGTGCGCGATCCCGGCAACCTCGGCACCATCCTGCGCACCGCCGATGCCGTCGCCGCCGACGGTGTGATCCTGATCGGCGAGACCTGCGACCCCTACAGTCCGGAGGCGGTGCGCGCCTCCATGGGATCTATCGTGCGGGTACCGCTGGTGCGGGCGACGCCGGAGCGCTTCCTGGCTTGGCGCGCCGGCTGGCCGGGCCTGGTCGTCGGCACCCATCTCTCGGGCGAGGCCGACTACCGAGAGGTCGCCTACGATCCGCCGGTCCTGCTGCTGATGGGCAACGAGCAGGCGGGCCTGACCGAGGCCGCCGCCGCGGCCTGCGACCGCCTGGTTCGAATCCCCATGGCCGGCGGCGCCGATTCCCTCAACCTCTCGGTCGCGACCGCCGTGATGCTCTTCGAGATCGCGCGGGAGCGGCTCCGGCTTTCGCCGTGA
- a CDS encoding class I SAM-dependent methyltransferase produces MIISADPARIETVTVASGAGLPAARLLVTEGWDGYALLDSGAGRKLERFGRYRVDRPEPQAMWTRRLPERDWASADAVFVGDSEEGDGRWRFKDEPLESWKSGYGEVAFHGRFTPFRHVGFFPEQAPHWDWMLERLKDRASEASEPPRLLNLFGYTGVASLLAAAAGTEVTHVDASKKAIGFARENQVLAGLEERPIRWICDDALKFAAREGRRGRRYDAILVDPPKFGRGPKNETWQLFENLPEMLRLCRDILAPERSFLILTAYAVRASFLSLHELCAETFPEAALETGELALREQGGGRLLSTSLFTRLRRGVGPGARP; encoded by the coding sequence TTGATCATTTCCGCCGATCCCGCCCGCATCGAGACTGTGACCGTGGCAAGCGGTGCCGGCCTGCCGGCTGCGCGGCTGCTCGTGACCGAAGGTTGGGACGGCTACGCTCTGCTGGACAGCGGGGCGGGCCGGAAGCTGGAGCGCTTCGGCCGCTACCGGGTCGACAGGCCGGAGCCTCAAGCCATGTGGACGCGCCGCCTGCCGGAGAGGGATTGGGCTTCGGCCGATGCCGTCTTCGTCGGCGACAGCGAGGAGGGCGACGGCCGCTGGCGCTTCAAGGACGAACCCTTGGAAAGCTGGAAGAGCGGCTATGGCGAGGTCGCCTTTCATGGCCGCTTCACGCCCTTCCGCCACGTCGGCTTCTTCCCGGAACAGGCGCCCCATTGGGACTGGATGCTGGAGCGCCTGAAAGACCGGGCGTCGGAGGCTTCCGAGCCGCCCAGGCTGCTCAACCTCTTCGGCTACACGGGTGTTGCCTCGCTGCTCGCCGCCGCCGCCGGTACGGAGGTGACTCATGTCGACGCGTCCAAGAAGGCCATCGGCTTCGCGCGGGAAAACCAAGTCCTGGCTGGGCTGGAGGAGCGGCCGATCCGCTGGATCTGCGACGACGCCCTGAAGTTCGCGGCGCGCGAAGGCCGGCGCGGCCGGCGCTACGACGCGATCCTGGTCGATCCGCCGAAGTTCGGCCGGGGCCCGAAGAACGAGACCTGGCAGCTCTTCGAGAACCTGCCGGAGATGCTGCGGCTCTGCCGCGATATCCTGGCGCCGGAACGCTCTTTTCTGATTCTGACGGCCTATGCGGTGCGTGCCTCCTTCCTCTCGCTGCATGAACTCTGCGCCGAGACCTTTCCCGAAGCGGCCCTGGAGACGGGCGAGTTGGCGCTGCGCGAGCAGGGCGGTGGGCGGCTGCTCTCCACCTCTCTCTTCACGCGGTTGCGCCGTGGGGTGGGCCCCGGGGCCAGGCCGTGA
- the hpnC gene encoding squalene synthase HpnC, translating into MDAETSNKMAAGRSSVETPSGKGSDAENFPVGSILIARRLRPHVATFYAFARAADDIADNPALEPEDKLRRLAAFATTLKGETPPDGKVAKAERLRRSLAETNVPIQHGLDLLEAFSRDAVKPRTADWADLMSYCEVSANPVGRYLLDLHGEDRAGWPASDALCSALQVLNHLQDCAKDYRQLDRVYLPADWLAAEGASLDDLTKAEATPGLRRVLDRCLEATDALLRRADQLAPNLKDTRLALESASITRLAWKLSARLWRQDPIAQRVELSRPALAGQAVAGAARELLRRSLPGSHRPAPAGESRRAP; encoded by the coding sequence ATGGACGCCGAGACTTCCAACAAGATGGCCGCCGGGCGGTCTTCCGTCGAGACTCCCTCGGGTAAGGGATCCGACGCGGAGAACTTTCCCGTCGGGTCGATCCTGATCGCGCGGCGGCTGCGCCCCCATGTGGCGACCTTCTATGCCTTCGCCCGGGCCGCTGACGACATCGCCGACAACCCGGCCCTGGAGCCGGAGGACAAACTACGCCGACTGGCGGCCTTCGCCACGACCCTGAAAGGCGAGACACCGCCGGACGGCAAGGTCGCCAAGGCCGAGCGCCTGCGTCGCAGTCTGGCCGAAACCAACGTACCGATCCAACACGGCCTCGACCTGCTGGAGGCCTTCTCGCGCGACGCGGTCAAACCGCGCACGGCCGACTGGGCCGACCTGATGAGCTACTGCGAGGTCTCGGCCAATCCGGTGGGCCGCTACCTGCTGGATCTGCACGGCGAGGATCGCGCCGGCTGGCCCGCGAGCGACGCCCTCTGCTCCGCGCTGCAGGTGCTCAATCATCTCCAGGACTGCGCGAAGGACTACCGCCAACTCGACCGGGTCTACCTGCCGGCCGACTGGCTGGCGGCCGAGGGCGCCTCCCTCGACGACCTGACCAAGGCCGAGGCAACGCCCGGCCTGCGGCGGGTGCTCGACCGCTGCCTGGAGGCCACGGATGCCCTGCTGCGGCGCGCCGATCAACTGGCACCGAACTTGAAAGACACGCGCTTAGCTCTTGAATCGGCTTCAATTACCCGACTGGCCTGGAAACTCTCCGCGCGGCTGTGGCGGCAGGACCCCATCGCCCAGCGGGTCGAACTGAGCCGTCCCGCCCTGGCGGGTCAGGCCGTCGCCGGAGCCGCTCGGGAGCTGCTGCGCCGGAGTCTGCCGGGCAGTCACCGCCCGGCCCCGGCCGGCGAGAGCCGCCGCGCGCCATGA
- the hpnE gene encoding hydroxysqualene dehydroxylase HpnE: MTRKAARVHVVGAGMAGLAAAVRLSGSGVPVTLYEAAPRAGGRCRSYHDPVIGRTIDNGNHLLLSANRAALSYLEEIGARDGLIAPTEGPLPFLDLTSGETWRLEPSEGPIAWWVFQPSKRIPGTRAFDFLKAVNLRLAGPDTTVAEAVGRAEPADTRFWRPLTVAVLNATPERASARLLWTVLAETFLKGAAHCKPLIARDSLDASLVEPAVRVLEARGCTLHHGQRLRGLVRDGQRIAGLDFGADRMELAADERVILATPPAVTAELLPELRLPEGNDPIVNAHVAVPETARLPEGAGILGLVGGVAEWIFLRPGLASVTVSAADRWVDRPAEDLAARLWPDVAKALSLPLEPAPPIRIVKEKRATFSQTPDNLRLRPKPTVGLSNLLLAGDYTDTGLPATIEGAVTSGQTAAGLILQRLPDRAAC, from the coding sequence ATGACTCGGAAGGCCGCCAGGGTTCATGTCGTGGGCGCCGGCATGGCGGGGCTGGCCGCCGCCGTACGTCTCAGCGGCAGCGGCGTTCCGGTCACGCTTTATGAGGCGGCGCCCCGCGCCGGCGGCCGCTGCCGCAGCTACCACGACCCCGTGATCGGCCGCACGATCGACAACGGCAATCATCTGCTGCTCTCGGCCAACCGGGCAGCTCTCTCCTATCTGGAGGAGATCGGCGCGCGCGACGGCCTGATTGCTCCGACCGAGGGCCCCTTGCCTTTCCTCGACCTGACCAGCGGCGAAACCTGGCGGTTGGAGCCAAGCGAGGGTCCGATCGCCTGGTGGGTTTTCCAGCCCTCGAAACGCATTCCCGGCACGCGGGCGTTCGACTTCCTGAAGGCCGTCAACCTGCGTCTGGCGGGTCCCGACACCACGGTGGCCGAGGCCGTCGGACGGGCCGAACCCGCCGATACGCGCTTCTGGCGCCCCTTGACGGTCGCTGTGCTGAATGCGACGCCGGAGCGGGCCTCGGCGCGCCTGCTTTGGACCGTGCTGGCCGAGACCTTCCTGAAGGGCGCGGCCCACTGCAAGCCGCTGATCGCGCGCGACAGCCTCGACGCCAGCCTGGTCGAACCGGCCGTACGAGTCCTGGAGGCCCGCGGCTGCACGTTGCACCACGGCCAGAGGCTGCGCGGGCTGGTTCGGGACGGCCAGCGGATCGCCGGCCTGGACTTCGGCGCCGATCGCATGGAGTTGGCGGCGGACGAGCGCGTCATCCTGGCAACCCCGCCCGCGGTGACGGCCGAACTGCTGCCGGAACTGCGGCTGCCGGAGGGCAACGACCCCATCGTCAACGCCCATGTCGCCGTGCCCGAAACGGCGCGCTTGCCGGAGGGGGCCGGTATCCTGGGTCTGGTGGGCGGCGTCGCCGAATGGATCTTCCTGCGCCCCGGCCTCGCCTCCGTCACGGTGAGCGCGGCGGACCGCTGGGTCGATCGGCCGGCCGAGGATCTGGCGGCGCGACTCTGGCCCGATGTCGCCAAGGCGCTGTCGCTGCCCCTGGAGCCGGCTCCGCCGATCCGGATCGTCAAGGAAAAGCGGGCGACCTTCAGCCAAACGCCGGACAACCTGCGCCTGCGGCCCAAGCCGACCGTCGGCCTGTCGAACCTGCTGCTGGCCGGCGATTACACCGACACCGGCCTCCCCGCGACCATCGAGGGCGCCGTCACCTCGGGTCAGACAGCCGCCGGTCTGATCCTGCAACGCCTGCCGGATCGGGCGGCGTGCTGA
- a CDS encoding glycosyltransferase translates to MLTGLAAASLLIWIVLLLFRGGFWRGRERFVCPPEADENRSWPAAAVCIPARNEADVLSQTLRSVLTQDYAGPFHVVLADDASTDGTGDLARRLAVALGAEDRLTVIAPPPLPEGWTGKLWALNAAVAEAERVSPEARYLWFTDADILHDPDNLRCLIAKAETEDLDLTSQMVELACVSFWDRLLVPAFVFFFAKLYPFGWVNDPSTRTAAAAGGCLLLRCKAFARAGGLAPVRDRIIDDCAIGQQIKRHGRPADAKGRAGRLWLGTSGHARSARAYESLGEIWRMVTRSAYTQLHHSPWLLAGTLLGMMLIYLVPPAIALTWPLHGTALAGLTALTVWLAMALALMPTLRQYRQPLWLALLLPLAAVLYTGMTLDSARRYHSGRGGGWKGRNQAAGTGQSSASRQDSPESH, encoded by the coding sequence GTGCTGACGGGTCTCGCCGCAGCTTCGCTGCTGATCTGGATCGTCCTGCTGCTGTTCCGGGGCGGGTTCTGGCGCGGGCGGGAACGTTTCGTCTGTCCGCCCGAAGCAGACGAAAACCGATCTTGGCCCGCCGCCGCCGTCTGTATTCCGGCGCGCAACGAAGCCGATGTCCTGTCGCAAACCCTGCGGTCCGTTCTGACCCAAGACTATGCCGGGCCCTTTCACGTCGTTCTGGCCGACGACGCCAGCACCGATGGAACCGGAGATCTCGCCCGCAGACTTGCCGTCGCTCTTGGAGCCGAGGACCGCTTGACCGTGATCGCACCGCCGCCGCTGCCCGAGGGCTGGACGGGGAAGCTCTGGGCTCTCAACGCGGCCGTGGCGGAAGCTGAGCGCGTCTCGCCCGAGGCCAGGTATCTCTGGTTCACCGACGCCGACATCCTTCACGACCCCGACAATCTGCGCTGCCTGATCGCCAAGGCCGAAACGGAGGATCTGGACCTGACCTCCCAGATGGTCGAGTTGGCTTGCGTCTCCTTCTGGGACCGGCTGCTGGTCCCGGCCTTCGTCTTCTTCTTCGCCAAGCTCTACCCCTTCGGCTGGGTCAACGATCCGAGCACGCGCACGGCGGCGGCGGCGGGCGGCTGTCTGCTGCTTCGTTGCAAGGCCTTCGCACGCGCCGGCGGCCTGGCCCCCGTGCGCGACCGGATCATCGACGACTGCGCCATCGGCCAGCAGATCAAGCGGCACGGCCGGCCGGCCGACGCTAAGGGCCGGGCCGGGCGACTCTGGCTGGGCACCAGCGGCCACGCCCGCTCGGCCCGGGCTTACGAAAGTCTGGGCGAAATCTGGCGCATGGTGACGCGCAGCGCCTATACCCAGCTTCATCACTCGCCCTGGCTGCTTGCCGGCACGCTGCTTGGCATGATGCTGATCTACCTGGTTCCACCCGCCATCGCCCTGACCTGGCCGCTACACGGCACTGCCCTTGCCGGGCTCACGGCGCTCACGGTTTGGCTGGCAATGGCACTGGCTCTGATGCCGACTCTCAGACAGTATCGCCAGCCGCTCTGGCTGGCTCTGCTTCTGCCGCTGGCGGCGGTGCTCTATACCGGAATGACCCTGGACTCCGCGCGGCGTTATCACAGCGGTCGTGGAGGCGGCTGGAAGGGCCGCAACCAAGCGGCTGGAACGGGACAAAGTTCAGCAAGTCGTCAAGACTCGCCCGAGAGCCATTGA
- the hpnD gene encoding presqualene diphosphate synthase HpnD, giving the protein MTANDTPPNPVIDFGAHFAAPAMPRDQAEAWVRARVQAAGTSFVWGLKLLSAPRRQAMFAVYAFCREIDDIADEPGPLDARRAALAEWRAEIARLYAGKAVTHPIALALAEPIRDFSLSQSEFLALIDGMEMDLLDALQGPDWPTLELYCRRVAGAVGVLTLEVLDERDANARELAVTLGEALQLTNILRDRTEDAARGRLYLPANLLQEAGIEDRSAAAVLRHPDLHKVCDSLAALALARFARSRELIRRCRRKPKTAIVMMEVYWRQLLRMQAAGWQVGGDSVKLSKGSKLWVALRYGLL; this is encoded by the coding sequence ATGACCGCAAACGACACCCCCCCGAATCCCGTCATCGACTTCGGCGCCCACTTCGCTGCGCCGGCCATGCCGCGCGATCAAGCCGAGGCCTGGGTGCGAGCCCGTGTGCAGGCCGCCGGCACCTCTTTCGTCTGGGGCCTCAAGTTGCTGTCCGCCCCCAGACGGCAAGCCATGTTTGCGGTCTATGCCTTCTGCCGCGAGATCGACGATATCGCCGACGAGCCGGGTCCTCTGGATGCGCGCCGCGCGGCACTGGCCGAGTGGCGGGCCGAAATTGCCCGGCTCTACGCCGGAAAAGCGGTGACTCATCCGATCGCCCTCGCCCTGGCGGAACCGATCCGCGACTTCTCGCTGTCGCAGAGCGAGTTCCTGGCATTGATCGACGGCATGGAGATGGACCTGCTGGACGCTCTGCAGGGGCCCGACTGGCCGACCCTGGAACTCTACTGCCGCCGGGTCGCGGGGGCCGTCGGAGTGCTGACTCTGGAGGTCTTGGACGAGCGCGACGCCAATGCGCGGGAGCTGGCGGTCACCCTAGGCGAGGCGCTGCAGCTCACCAACATTCTGCGTGACCGCACGGAAGACGCGGCACGCGGACGTCTCTACTTACCCGCGAATCTTCTGCAGGAGGCCGGAATCGAGGACCGCAGCGCGGCTGCGGTTCTGCGTCACCCCGACCTGCACAAAGTTTGCGACAGCCTGGCCGCGCTGGCGTTGGCCCGCTTTGCACGCAGCCGCGAGCTGATCCGCCGCTGCCGCCGGAAACCCAAGACGGCCATCGTGATGATGGAGGTCTATTGGCGCCAGTTGCTGCGCATGCAGGCGGCCGGATGGCAGGTCGGCGGCGACTCCGTGAAGCTCTCCAAAGGCAGCAAGCTGTGGGTCGCGCTGCGCTATGGGCTCCTATGA
- the shc gene encoding squalene--hopene cyclase — MAMPAFDDKPSLDLLDSTISEVRDGLLGRQRHDGHWLYELEPDATIPAEYIFLQHYLGEVDPAEEAKIARHLREIQNPDGSWPLFHGGEMNISATVKAYYALKLTGEDIEAPHMAAARQRLLEVGGAAKANVFTRIALALFGQVPWRAVPVMPVEIMHLPRWSPFHLSKVSYWSRTVIVPLLVLMALKPQARNPRGVDIRELFITPPEEERDYIANVDGTVLGAAFVNLDRVLRSVEPLMPAGARQRAIDKAVDWTLERLNGEDGLGAIFPAMANSVMMLDALGYAKDDPNFAVAKKSIKNLLHDRGDTLYCQPCVSPIWDTVLAMHAVQEAGVPGRDESLRKAAEWLLEREVTEVKGDWAVERPHLAPSGWAFQYNNAHYPDLDDTAVVVMALHRADPEAYKPAIERATRWILGMQSANGGWGSFDADNTHYYLNHIPFADHGALLDPPTADVSARCLSMLGQLGYGLDHPAVAKGVQYLLREQEEDGSWFGRWGSNYIYGTWSVLCALNAVGFDMTRPEIGKAVSWLKSKQLPDGGWGESLDSYHSDRKDACQGSTASQTAWALLGLMAAGEVESETVEKGVANLVEAPRDGERWDEPFWTGTGFPKVFYLKYHGYAAYFPLWALARYANLQRSNSGEIDVGM, encoded by the coding sequence ATGGCGATGCCGGCGTTCGACGATAAACCTTCGTTGGACCTTTTGGATTCCACGATTTCCGAAGTGCGTGACGGCCTGCTCGGACGCCAGCGCCACGATGGCCACTGGCTCTACGAGTTGGAGCCCGACGCGACCATTCCGGCCGAGTACATCTTCCTGCAGCACTATCTCGGAGAGGTTGATCCGGCCGAAGAGGCCAAGATCGCCCGGCATCTGCGGGAAATCCAGAATCCGGACGGGAGCTGGCCCCTGTTCCACGGCGGCGAGATGAACATCTCGGCGACGGTCAAGGCCTACTACGCCCTCAAGTTGACCGGGGAAGACATAGAAGCGCCGCATATGGCGGCAGCGCGACAGCGCCTTCTGGAGGTCGGCGGCGCGGCCAAGGCCAACGTTTTCACCCGCATCGCACTGGCCCTGTTCGGGCAGGTGCCCTGGCGTGCCGTCCCGGTCATGCCGGTCGAGATCATGCATCTTCCGCGCTGGTCTCCCTTTCACCTCAGCAAGGTTTCCTACTGGTCGCGCACGGTCATCGTGCCGCTGCTGGTGCTGATGGCCCTGAAACCGCAGGCCCGCAATCCGCGCGGCGTCGATATCCGGGAACTCTTCATCACCCCGCCGGAGGAAGAGCGCGATTACATCGCCAACGTCGACGGAACCGTGCTGGGCGCCGCCTTCGTGAACCTGGACCGGGTGCTGCGCAGCGTCGAACCGCTGATGCCGGCGGGCGCACGCCAGCGGGCCATCGACAAGGCCGTCGACTGGACGCTGGAGCGGCTGAACGGCGAGGATGGGCTGGGCGCCATTTTCCCCGCCATGGCCAACTCCGTGATGATGCTGGATGCGCTAGGCTACGCCAAAGACGACCCGAACTTCGCGGTGGCCAAGAAATCGATCAAGAACCTGCTGCACGACCGCGGCGATACCCTTTACTGCCAGCCCTGCGTATCGCCGATCTGGGACACCGTCCTGGCCATGCACGCGGTCCAGGAGGCCGGCGTCCCCGGTCGCGACGAGTCGCTGCGCAAGGCCGCCGAGTGGCTGCTCGAGCGCGAGGTCACCGAGGTCAAGGGCGACTGGGCGGTGGAACGGCCGCACCTCGCCCCCTCCGGCTGGGCCTTTCAGTACAACAACGCCCACTATCCGGACCTCGACGACACCGCCGTGGTGGTCATGGCGCTCCACCGCGCCGATCCGGAGGCCTACAAGCCGGCGATCGAGCGGGCGACCCGCTGGATTCTTGGGATGCAGTCGGCGAACGGCGGCTGGGGCTCCTTCGATGCCGACAACACGCACTATTACCTGAACCATATTCCCTTCGCGGACCATGGCGCCCTGCTGGACCCGCCGACGGCGGACGTGAGCGCGCGCTGCCTCTCGATGCTCGGCCAGCTCGGCTACGGCCTGGACCACCCCGCCGTCGCCAAGGGCGTGCAGTACCTCCTGCGCGAGCAGGAAGAGGACGGCTCCTGGTTCGGACGCTGGGGCTCCAACTACATCTACGGCACCTGGTCTGTTCTCTGCGCCCTCAACGCCGTCGGCTTCGACATGACCCGCCCCGAGATCGGCAAGGCCGTCTCGTGGCTGAAGTCCAAGCAGTTGCCGGATGGCGGCTGGGGCGAAAGTCTCGATAGCTACCACTCGGACCGCAAGGACGCCTGCCAAGGATCCACGGCCTCGCAGACGGCCTGGGCCCTGCTCGGCCTGATGGCCGCCGGCGAGGTCGAGAGCGAGACGGTCGAGAAGGGCGTGGCGAACCTCGTGGAGGCGCCGCGCGACGGCGAACGCTGGGACGAACCCTTCTGGACCGGCACGGGTTTCCCCAAGGTCTTCTATTTGAAGTACCACGGCTACGCCGCCTACTTCCCGCTCTGGGCCCTGGCCCGCTACGCCAACCTGCAGCGCAGTAACTCCGGCGAAATCGACGTCGGGATGTGA
- a CDS encoding phosphorylase family protein translates to MTGGETSLTVLVGLAEEAELLRDASRSWPKPPHILVGGGTTAAAERRAPGLLTEHPTSLLSFGYCGGLSSDLKPGDLVVATEVIGQSDRRFSCDPALSRGLVESAEALELTVRSGTLATPAEAAATPAAKRRLADTTGALAVDLESAALAEVAVEANLPFAVIRAVLDDLGTTLPPFAIAAVDETSGRPRMTRLLLGLLRSPGDLPALVRLGRARAAAQASLRRLLVRPLTA, encoded by the coding sequence GTGACCGGCGGCGAGACGTCGCTGACCGTCCTGGTCGGTCTCGCCGAAGAGGCCGAGCTGCTTCGCGACGCGAGCCGATCCTGGCCGAAGCCGCCGCACATTCTTGTCGGCGGCGGCACGACCGCAGCCGCGGAACGACGCGCACCCGGCCTGCTGACCGAACATCCGACAAGCCTGCTGTCCTTCGGCTATTGCGGCGGCCTCTCGAGCGACCTCAAACCCGGCGATCTGGTGGTTGCGACCGAGGTCATCGGCCAAAGCGACAGGCGCTTCTCCTGCGATCCCGCTTTGAGCCGGGGTCTCGTCGAAAGCGCGGAAGCCTTAGAGCTGACCGTTCGCAGCGGCACCCTGGCAACGCCCGCCGAGGCGGCTGCGACGCCGGCGGCGAAACGGCGTCTGGCGGACACAACGGGTGCACTGGCCGTCGATCTCGAGAGTGCTGCACTGGCAGAGGTGGCCGTCGAGGCCAACCTGCCCTTCGCAGTGATACGCGCCGTGCTGGACGACCTGGGAACGACGCTCCCACCCTTCGCGATCGCAGCGGTCGACGAGACCAGTGGCCGTCCCCGTATGACGCGCCTGCTGCTCGGGCTGCTGCGCAGTCCGGGCGACCTGCCGGCGCTGGTCAGGCTGGGACGGGCACGCGCCGCCGCGCAGGCCTCACTGCGCCGCCTGCTGGTTCGCCCCCTTACCGCCTGA